From a single Cygnus atratus isolate AKBS03 ecotype Queensland, Australia chromosome 10, CAtr_DNAZoo_HiC_assembly, whole genome shotgun sequence genomic region:
- the MKRN2OS gene encoding MKRN2 opposite strand protein: protein MEVAPEAAAVVRLRHCGAAIFCRQPPPLCPACGRPLRGAGLAAAPVRLPCPFRHGHRQRRALLLRPSAGTFLGGYDGKSDLHVGITNTNGVVYNYNEEGIHRDETGWEQCVSIPLVQPDMFELLQQWDKLLEDFSVGEAWLPHRYEEHDHNCYTYALAFINSILTAQGKQQMSKSEFTEKFVIPQTKNASKYITLHQELTTKDFYIVPLPDRENQCGN, encoded by the exons ATGGAGGTGGCCCCGGAGGCGGCCGCCGTGGTGCGGCTGCGGCACTGCGGCGCCGCCATCTTCTGCCGCCAGCCGCCGCCGCTCTGCCCCGCCTGCGGCCGCCCCCTGCGCGGCGCCGGCCTGGCCGCGGCCCCCGTGCGCCTCCCCTGCCCCTTCCGCCACGGGCACCGGCAGCGCCGAGCCCTCCTCCTGCGGCCCTCCGCCGGCACCTTCCTCGG aggATACGACGGGAAATCTGATCTTCACGTTGGAATAACCAACACCAACG gAGTGGTGTATAACTACAACGAAGAAGGCATTCACAGAGATGAAACTGGATGGGAACAGTGTGTTAGTATCCCACTAGTACAACCAGATATGTTTGAGCTTCTTCAGCAGTGGGATAAGCTCCTAGAGGATTTTTCTGTGGGAGAGGCCTGGCTTCCTCACAG GTATGAAGAACATGACCACAATTGCTACACATACGCACTAGCATTCATTAACAGTATACTGACTGCAcaaggaaagcagcaaatgaGTAAAAGTGAATTTACAGAGAAATTTGTGATCCCACAGACAAAGAATGCTTCTAAATATATTACCCTGCATCAGGAGCTAACTACTAAAGATTTCTACATTGTACCCCTTCCTGATCGAGAAAACCAGTGTGGAAATTGA